Proteins from one Dromiciops gliroides isolate mDroGli1 chromosome 6, mDroGli1.pri, whole genome shotgun sequence genomic window:
- the COMMD9 gene encoding COMM domain-containing protein 9 — protein MAAEAQVDFSALQSLLKASSKDVVRQLCQESFSSSALGSKKLLDITCSSLSVTQEEADQLIRALHRLTRLVAYRDLTAGEEILALFPENFHQNLKNLLTKIIMEHVPAWRKEAQANQISLPRLVDLDWRVDVKMASDSITRMAVPTCLLQMKIQEDASLCGDKPAISAVTMELSKETLDTMLDGLGRIRDQLSAVANK, from the exons atggcTGCCGAGGCCCAGGTGGACTTCTCGGCCCTGCAGAGCTTGCTGAAG GCCTCCTCAAAAGATGTTGTCAGACAGCTGTGCCAAGAGAGCTTTTCCAGTTCAGCTCTTGGCTCAAAGAAACTGTTGGACATCACGTGTTCCAGTTTGTCAGTGACCCAGGAGGAAGCAGATCAA CTGATCCGTGCCCTGCACCGCCTCACCAGGCTGGTGGCCTACCGGGACCTGACTGCCGGTGAGGAGATCCTTGCTCTGTTCCCAGAAAATTTCCACCAAAACCTCAAAAACCTATTGACGAAAATCATCATGGAACACGT GCCTGCATGGAGAAAGGAGGCCCAAGCAAATCAAA TCTCCTTGCCTCGGCTTGTTGACCTGGACTGGAGAGTGGATGTCAAGATGGCTTCCGACAGCATCACCCGCATGGCCGTGCCCACCTGCCTGCTGCAGATGAAG ATCCAGGAGGACGCCAGCCTGTGCGGGGATAAGCCCGCCATCTCGGCCGTCACCATGGAGCTGAGCAAAGAGACGCTGGACACCATGTTAGACGGCTTGGGCCGGATTCGGGACCAGCTCTCGGCCGTGGCCAATAAGTGA